A DNA window from Ranitomeya imitator isolate aRanImi1 chromosome 2, aRanImi1.pri, whole genome shotgun sequence contains the following coding sequences:
- the LOC138664088 gene encoding gastrula zinc finger protein XlCGF66.1-like codes for MERDRDKMAERILHLTLEILFRLTGEDYTVVKKTSSERCQAPVSEGWGKPLSPITGPPPHPLIHEDINDQKILELTYKMIELLTGEVPIRCQDVTVYFSMEEWEYLEEHKDLYKDVMMEVPQPLTSPVLSSKRTTPERCPRPLLPQECKQEDPNVPQDHQVDGEKMSCNLPSSGITRV; via the exons atggagagggacagggacaagatggcggagaggatattacacctcaccctagagatcctcttccggcttactggagag gattacacagtagtgaagaagacctctagtgagcgctgtcaggcccctgtgtctgagggatggggaaaacccctgagcccaatcacggggcctccacctcaccccctgatacatgaggacatcaatgaccagaagatcctagaactcacctacaagatgattgagctgctgactggagag gttcctataaggtgtcaggatgtcaccgtctatttctccatggaggagtgggagtatttagaagaacacaaagatctgtacaaggacgtcatgatggaggttccccagcccctcacatcaccag ttctatccagtaagaggacaacaccagagagatgtccccgtcctcttcttccacaggaatgtaaacaagaagatcccaatgttcctcaagatcatcaggtagatggagagaagatgTCATGTAATCTTCCcagcagtggcataactagagtctaa